Genomic DNA from Nitrospirota bacterium:
TATTTAACGACAATGATGTCTGCCGCAGGAATGCGGGGAACCCGTATTCTTATGATGCAGACGATTCCTTCACAATAGCATGCAATGACGCCAGTGCTTCTTCGAACTTGTCCAGATCTCTGGTCCCTCCCTGAGCCATTTCGGGCTTGCCTCCGCCTCTTCCTCCTGCAATTCTGGACATATCCTTCATAATTGTGCCTGCATCATATTTTCCAGCAAGGTCTTTTGTTACCATGCAAACGAATGATGCCTGACTGTCAGCGACAGATGCAACAATGATAATCCCGGATTGCAGACGGTCTCTGACAGTATCAGCAAGCATGCGAAGTTCGTTCTGCGTGAGCCCATCCTGGCGTATCCTGACGATTTTTACGCCGTTGTGAATGCTGGCATTTTGCAGTGCAGAATTCACTGCATCCCTTGAAGAACCTGCCCCTGTTTTCAGCTTCTGAATTTCCTTTTCCATCAATTTTGTGTCACTGAGGAGTTTGTCTATCCTTTCCAGAGGACTGTCCGTTTTTAGCATGGCTTTCATGGTTTCGATGTCACGTTTTCTCTCCCTCAGATAAACGAAGGCTGGCTTGCCGGTGAGCGCCTCAATGCGTCGTATGCCCGACGCGACGCTTCCCTCAGAAAGGATTACAAACAGACCGATTTCTCCCGTAGATCTGCAATGGGTGCCGCCACAGAGTTCCGCGCTGACACCGGGCACTCTGATCACACGGACTTTTTCTCCGTATTTTTCCCCGAACAGTGCAATGACCCCGGACTTGAGTGCATCGCTGATTTCCTGGATTTCTGTCTCAACCTGAATATTCTCGAGTATCCTTTTATTGACAATGTCTTCAATCGTTTCAATATCTCTATGAGCAATCTGATGGAAATGGGAGAAGTCAAAACGCAGTCTTTCCGGTGATACATAGGAACCCGCCTGTTTCACATGGTCTCCAACGACGCTGCGGAGGGCGGCGTGAAGAATGTGGGTTGCGGTATGGTTGCGTGCGGTGGCATATCTTTTCTCACTGTCAACTGCACATCTCACCGTATCCCAGACTCTGAGGCGCCCGGTTTCCACTTTCACGATTTGGACGTGAAGACCCATTTCTCTTTTTGTATTCAGGACAGCAGCACGGGAATCTTTGCTTGTCAGGATTCCGACATCTCCGGTCTGTCCGCCTGACTCTCCATAGAATGGTGTCCTGTCGAGTAGCACTTCTGCAACATCACCTGCAGACACCTCTCTGATTATCTTTCCATCCCTGAGGATTGCCTTAACCGTTGACTCCATTTCCAGAGTATCATGCCCCTCAAAGGCTGTTGCGCCAATTTCGGACTGAAGTTCCCGGTAAATGGAGGCCACAGCCTCATCCTCGCCAACCCATGAAGCCCTTGCCCTTTCTTTCTGCAGATCCATTTCCTGATGGAAGCCATATTCATCAATAGTCAATTCTTTATCCATCGCAATGTCTCTGGCAAGATCAAGAGGAAACCCAAAGGTGTCATAGAGCCTGAAAAGTTCGTCCCCCGGGATAATGGTACTGCCGGATTTTATCACGGAATTCATGATGTCATCGAGCATTCTCATTCCCTGTTCGAGCGTACGGGAGAAACGTTCTTCCTCAAACAGGACAAGTTTTGCAGCTCGCTCCCTCTCATGAATGAGTTCCGGATACACGTTGCCCATAGTATCTGCAACAGCATCTATGAGACGGTACAAAAAAGCACCCTCTACTCCGAGCAATTTGGCATGGCGCGATGCCCTTCGCATAATCCGTCTCAATACATACCCTCTGCCTTCATTGGATGGGATCAGGCCCTCGGAAAGAAGGAATGCCGTTGCACGAATATGGTCAGCGATAACCTTCATGGAAGTGTCGCTTGCAGTTTCCTGCCCGTATTTGACACCCGATAATGCTTCAATGGCTGATATCACGGGTGAAAAGACGTCTGTATCGAAATTCGTCTTTTTTCTTTGCAAAACAGACGTTATTCTTTCGAGTCCCATTCCTGTATCGATGCTTGGCTTGGGAAGCGGAACAAGTGAGCCGTTATCGTCACGGTTAAACTGCATGAATACGAGGTTCCACAATTCGAGGTATCTGTCACAGTCGCACCCGACTCCGCAATCGGGTTTTCCGCACCCAAGCGCTTCGCCCTGATCAATGATTATCTCCGAACAAGGTCCGCATGGTCCGGTATCGCCCATTTGCCAGAAGTTGTCCTTTGCGCCTAAACGCACTATTTTTTCTTCAGCTATCCCGGTAACCTCTGACCAGAGCCTGGCAGCTTCATCATCTTCTTCAAAGACTGATACGTAAAGTTTTTCCTTCGGTAATCCGAACCAGTCCGTCAGAAGTTCCCATGCAAAGATCATAGCTTCCCTCTTGAAATAATCACCAAAGGAGAAATTGCCGAGCATCTCGAAGAAAGTGTGATGTCTTGCGGTATGACCGACGTTTTCAATGTCACTGTGTTTCCCGCCTGCCCTCATGCATTTCTGACATGATACGGCCCTGGTATAATCCCTGTGCTCT
This window encodes:
- the alaS gene encoding alanine--tRNA ligase, encoding MNSSEIRKAFWDYFQSQNHRLIPSSPLIPRHDPTLLFVNAGMVQFKSVFLGEEHRDYTRAVSCQKCMRAGGKHSDIENVGHTARHHTFFEMLGNFSFGDYFKREAMIFAWELLTDWFGLPKEKLYVSVFEEDDEAARLWSEVTGIAEEKIVRLGAKDNFWQMGDTGPCGPCSEIIIDQGEALGCGKPDCGVGCDCDRYLELWNLVFMQFNRDDNGSLVPLPKPSIDTGMGLERITSVLQRKKTNFDTDVFSPVISAIEALSGVKYGQETASDTSMKVIADHIRATAFLLSEGLIPSNEGRGYVLRRIMRRASRHAKLLGVEGAFLYRLIDAVADTMGNVYPELIHERERAAKLVLFEEERFSRTLEQGMRMLDDIMNSVIKSGSTIIPGDELFRLYDTFGFPLDLARDIAMDKELTIDEYGFHQEMDLQKERARASWVGEDEAVASIYRELQSEIGATAFEGHDTLEMESTVKAILRDGKIIREVSAGDVAEVLLDRTPFYGESGGQTGDVGILTSKDSRAAVLNTKREMGLHVQIVKVETGRLRVWDTVRCAVDSEKRYATARNHTATHILHAALRSVVGDHVKQAGSYVSPERLRFDFSHFHQIAHRDIETIEDIVNKRILENIQVETEIQEISDALKSGVIALFGEKYGEKVRVIRVPGVSAELCGGTHCRSTGEIGLFVILSEGSVASGIRRIEALTGKPAFVYLRERKRDIETMKAMLKTDSPLERIDKLLSDTKLMEKEIQKLKTGAGSSRDAVNSALQNASIHNGVKIVRIRQDGLTQNELRMLADTVRDRLQSGIIIVASVADSQASFVCMVTKDLAGKYDAGTIMKDMSRIAGGRGGGKPEMAQGGTRDLDKFEEALASLHAIVKESSAS